The Gemmatimonadaceae bacterium genome contains the following window.
TCAACGAACTCGCCGACATCCTCAAGATCCCGGCCACGCAGATCGTCTCGTTCGCGTTCAAGCACCTCGGGCTGATGGTCACCATCAACCAGCGCCTGGACTTCGACCAGATCGAGCTCATCGCCGGCGAGTTCGGCTTCATCGCGGTGAAGGAGGCCGAGTACGCGGCCGCCCCCACCGAGGCGAAGGTGGAGGATACGCCGGAGCAGCTGTCGTTCCGTCCGCCCGTCGTCACCATCATGGGCCACGTCGATCACGGCAAGACGTCGCTCCTCGACTACATCCGCAAGGCCAACGTCGTGGCCGGCGAAGCCGGCGGCATCACGCAGCACATCGGCGCCTACCACGTCACGCTGGCCAACGGCAAGCACATCACCTTCCTCGACACCCCGGGTCACCAGGCGTTCACCGCCATGCGCGCCCGCGGCGCGCAGGTGACGGACATCGTCGTGCTCGTCGTGGCCGCGGATGACTCGGTGATGCCGCAGACCATCGAGGCGATTTCGCACGCCCGGAACGCCGGCGTCCCGATCATCGTCGCCATCAACAAGATCGACCTCCCGGCGGCCAATGCGCTGAAGGTCAAGCAGGAACTGCTCAACCACAGCGTCGTGCTCGAGGAGTTCGGCGGCCAGACGCTGCACACCGAGGTGTCGGCCAAGAAGGGGACCGGCGTCCAGGCCCTGCTGGAGCAGCTGCTCCTCCAGGCGGAGATCCTCGACCTCAAGGCCAACCCGAACCGCAAGGCGACGGGCACCGTGGTCGAGGCGCAGCTCGACGCGGGCAAGGGGCCGGTGGCCACCGTGCTCGTGCAGAACGGCACGCTGCGCGTGGGCGACGATTTCATCTGCGGGCTCTACTCGGGCCGCGTCCGCGCCCTGCTCGACGAGCGCGGCAAGGCCGTCAAGGAAGCCGGCCCGGCCATCCCGGTGCAGGTGCTGGGCCTCACCGGCGTCCCGATGGCGGGCGACCAGTTCATCGCCGTGGCCGATGCGTCCGAGGCGCGCGAGATCGCGCAGCGGCGCGAGCGGCTCGACCGCGAAGCCAAGAGCCGCCGCACCGCCAAGGGCGCCGTCTCGCTCGAGGACTTCATGTCGCAGTCCGGGGCGGGCGAGAAGCGCTCGCTCAAGCTCCTCATCAAGGCCGACCAGGGCGGTCCGGCGGAAGCGCTCGCCGACGCCCTGCAGCAGCTCTCCAACGAGGAAGTGCAGGTGGAGGTCGTGCAGCGCAGTGTCGGCGCCATCACGGAGAGCGACATCCTGCTCGCCAAGGCGTCGGGGGCCATCATCATCGGCTTCCACGTGCGCCCGGACAACAAGGCGCGCCAGATGGCCGAGCGCGAGGGCGTGGACATCAAGTTGTACAAGATCATTTACGAGGCGGTGGCCGACGTGAAGCTGGCCCTTGAGGGCCTGCTGCGTCCCGAGGAAAAGGAAACGGTCCTCGGCGAGGCGGAAGTGCGCGAGGTCTTCAAGGTGTCGAAGGTCGGCGTCATTGCCGGCTGCTCGGTGCGCCATGGCGTCATCAATCGCCAGGGCAAGGTGCGCGTCGTCCGCAACGGCGTGGAGGTCTACAGCGGCAACATCGGCTCGCTGCGCCGCTTCAAGGACGACGTGAAGGAAGTGAAGGAAGGGTTCGAGTGCGGCATCGGCGTCGAGAGCTTCAACGACATCAAGGTCGGCGACGTGCTCGAGTGCTTCCGGATGGACAGCGTGGCGCGCACGCTGCAGCCGGCGCACGCCGGCTGAGCGCGCACGGGGAGGTGCACTGATGCCGCCGCGTGACACGCGCCGCCCCGACCGGGTGGCCGAGGGCATTCGGATGGAGGTCGCCACGTTCCTCGCCGGCGACGTCAAGGATCCGCGCGTCCGCGGCGCGCTCGTGACCGTCACCGCCGTCGAGGTGACGCGCGATCTCGGGCACGCCACGGTCTTCGTCTCCATCATGGGCAGCGACGCCGAGCGGGACTCCGCGCTGGAGGGGCTCGCGAGCACCACCACGCACCTGCGCGCCCGCGTCGGGCGCGCGCTGCGCTTGCGCGTCGCGCCCGAGATCACCTTCCGGTACGACGAGAGCGTGGCGCGCGCGGCGCGCATCGAGACGCTGCTGGCTTCCGTCCGCCCGACGGACGCACCCGGCGATGGCTCCCCGTCCGGCGCCTGACGGCCTGCTGCTGGTGGACAAGCCGGCGGACGTCACCTCGCACGACGTCGTGAATGCCGCGCGCCGTGCCCTGGGCGAGAAGCGCGTGGGGCACGGCGGCACGCTCGATCCCTTCGCGACGGGACTGCTGGTGCTGCTCGTCGGGCGCGCGACGCGCCTGCTGCAGTGGCTGCACGCCGAGCCCAAGGTCTATGAAGCGACGGTGCGCTTCGGTGCGGAGACCGACACCGAGGACCTCGGCGGCGCGGTGACGCGCGAAGCGCCGCTCCCGACGCGTGCCGCGCTCGAGGCAGCCGTGCCATCGCTGCTCGGCGAGATCGATCAGGTGCCGCCGGCCTATTCCGCCAAGCGCGTGGATGGGCGCCGCGCCTATGAACTCGCGCGCGCCGGGCGTGACGTGGAGCTGGCGCCGTCGCGCGTGCGCATTGACGACATCCTTCTCGGGAGCTTCGAGGGGAGTGACGACGCGGTGTCGGCGTGCCGCATGCGCGTCACCTGCGGGGGCGGCACGTATGTGCGCTCGCTCGCGCGCGACCTGGCGCGCGCCGCGGGCTCGGCGGCGCACCTCACCGCGCTGCGGCGGGAGCGCGCCGGCGTCTTCTCGCTGGCGCGCGCCATTCCGCTCGAACTCCTGCGCTCCGGCGCGCCGGTCAATCTCGCTCCGGCCATTGATGCGCTCGAGGGCTACCCCTTCCAGGTCCTGTCGGAGGAGGAAGTGGGGCAGGTGGTGCGGGGAATAGATGTCGAGGCGAGGGTAGAAGGCGCCTACGCTGCCCTAATCAGCGGGCGCGCCTCATCCGATGCAGCCGTCCCTGCCGCCCTCGGTCGTCCTCTGTCGAATTCTGTCGGAGTCTGCCTCATTGCCTTCGCCGAGCGCCGGCCCTCGGAGCGCGGCGAACGCTGGCAGCCGCGCGTGGTGATGCGCGATGCCTGAGCGCATGGACTGGCATGTCGAATCGGGGCTCCCGCCCGATGTGGAAGGGACGGTGGTCACCGTGGGCACCTTCGACGGCGTGCACGCCGGTCATCGCCTCGTCCTCCAGCGGCTCGCGGCCCGCGCCGCCGAGACGGGACTGCGCAGCGTGCTCGTCACGTTCGAGCCGCACCCGCTCGAGGTGGTGAACCCCGCCAACGCGCCGCACCTGCTCACGGTCGGGGATGAGAAGCTCGAAGTGCTCGCCGAAAGCGAGCTCGACTACCTCGCGGTGCTGCCGTTTACCCCGGCGCTCGCGCAGTACGACGCGCCCACCTTCGTGGACGCCGTCCTGCGCGAGCGCTTCGGCATGCGCGAACTGCTCATCGGCTACGACCACGGCTTCGGGCGCGGACGCTCGGGCGACGCCACGGTGCTGCAGCAACTGGGAGCGGCGCGCGGCTTCGGGGTCGAAGTCGTGCCTCCGGTCATCGCGCCGGATGGCCGTCCGGTCTCTTCGACGTCGATTCGGCGGGCGATCGCCGGTGGCGATCTCGAGCGCGCCGAAGGGGGGCTCGGCCGCCACTACGGCATCTCCGGCGTCGTCATCGAGGGCGTGGGGCGGGGGAGGACCCTTGGCTTCCGCACGATCAATCTGTCGTTCCCCCCGCCACGCAAGCTGCTGCCGCCCGACGGCGTCTATGCAGTGCGCGTCTGCACCCCGCTCGGGTCGTTCGGCGGGATGATGAACCTCGGCGGTCGCCCGACGTTCGGAGATCCGGCCCGCACCATCGAGACCCACCTCTTCGACACCGCACCGGAATTGTACGGCCGCCGCGTGCGCGTCGACCTCGTGCGGCGGTTGCGGGAAACCCGTGCGTTCGAGAGTGCGGCCTCACTGGTGGAGCAGTTGGCGCGCGACGAACAGGCCGCGCGGACCGCCCTGGCGCAGGATTGAGGCAACTCGTTGTCAGTACGCAAGATGATTGACTAGACCGCGTCCCAACACTACTCTTCAAGGTTTCGCATAAACCCTTTGCCAGTCCGGGCAATGACCAACCTGAAGTACCGGCTGATTACCATCGCGCTGCTTATCCTCGCCTCGGTGTGGGCGCTGTACCCCCGCACGGTGGTTGAGCGCGTCAAGCGCAACGGCCAATTCGTCTTCGATACTGTCCAGCGAGTGCCGCTCAAACTCGGCCTCGACCTGCAGGGCGGCATGCACCTGACGCTCGAGGTCGATGAGTCCAAGGGGACCATCACCAACAAGGCGGAAGCCCTGGATCGGGCCCTCACGGTCGTGCGCACCCGCATCGACGAGTTCGGCGTTGCCGAACCGGTCGTCCAGAAGATCGGGAACGACCGCATCGCGGTGGAACTCCCGGGCATCGACGATCCGCAGCGCGCCACGGAAGTGGTGCAGAAATCGGCGTACCTCCAGTTCCAGATCACCGACAAGACGCAGGCGTTCGAGAAGAGCGTGGCGCGTTTGGATGCGATCCTGAAGGAGAAGGGGATCGTCGCCAAGACGTCGGGGGCGGCGGCCGCGGCTGGCGCCTCGAAGTCGGCGCTGCCGAACCTCTTCGCCGCGGGCGACAGTGCGAAGAATCTGGCCAAGGACAGCACCAAGGCCGACAGCGCCAAGTCGTCGGACGGTCCGTTCGCGACCAAGGTGGCCAAGGCGCCGGGCGGTGATCCGGGGATGTACATGGTGGCCGAGTCGGATCGCGAAGAGATCGACTCGTACCTCCAGCATCCCGACATCAAGGCCGCGCTCCCGCCGGGCAAGCAGCTCAAGTGGGGCGCCGACACGATCGTCGCCGGGCAGAAGGCGTATCGCGGGCTGTACGTGCTGGATGCGCGCCCGATCATCACCGGCGAGTACCTCACCGACGCCAAGCCCAACACGGTGCCGGTGGAAGGGACGATCGTCGAGTTCCAGCTGAATAACGAGGGCGGCCGTCGCTTCAAGAGCGAGACCGGCAAGCATGTGCGCGACTACATGGCCATCGTGCTCGACGATCGCGTGATGTCGGCGCCCATCATCCAGAGCGCCATCGGCACGCGCGGCCAGATCACGATGGGCGGGTCGGGGCTGCAGGCGGCGCAGGACCTCGCGCTCGTGCTTCGCGCCGGCGCGCTGCCGGTGCCGCTGAAGGTGGCCGACACGCGCACCATCGGCGCCTCGCTCGGCCAGGACTCCATCAACAAGGGGATGCTGGCGGGCCTCGTGGCCATCGCGCTCGTCTGCGTGATCATGGTGGTCTACTACCGCTTCTCCGGGCTGATGGCGCTGGGCGGCCTCGTGCTCTACGTGCTGTACACGCTGGCCGCGCTGGCCGGCTTCCACGCTACGCTGACGCTGCCCGGACTGGCCGGCTTCGTGCTCGGCATCGGCATCGCGGTCGACGCCAACGTGCTGATCTTCGAGCGCATCCGGGAGGAGCTCGATCACGGCAAGAGCGTGCGCACCGCCATCGAGGAGGGCTTCAAGCACGCGATGACGGCCATCATCGACACCAACGTGTCGACGGCGCTGACGGCGCTGGTGCTGTACCAGTACGGCACCGGCCCGGTGAAGGGCTTCGCGGTGACCCTCATCGCGGGCCTCGTCTCCACGCTCGTGGCGTGCGTCTTCTCGGTTCGCACGTTCTATCTCGTTTGGCTCAACCGTAACCGCGGCGTCGAGTCGCTGAGCATCTGATGCTGCGCATCCTACACGGCACCTCGATCGACTTCATCAAGTACTGGCGCACCGCCGCCGTACTGACCATCGCCTTCATCCTGCTGGGCGTGGGCTCCGCCCTCTTCAAGGGGGGCTTCCCGTACTCCATCGAGTTCACGGGCGGCACCCTGATGCAGGTCGAGTTCACGGCGCCGCCCGATGTGGCGAAGATCCGGTCCTCGCTCGACGCCGCCGGCATCACCGGCGCGGAGATCACCTCGTTCGGCTCGAACCGCGAGTACACCATCCGTGCGCAGGAAGCGGCGCAGGTGGAAGAGCAGGCGGCCGGCGCCGAGAAGGTCGCCAACAAGATCGAGGCGACGCTGCGGCAGGCCTTCGGCGACAACTCGTTCAAGGTGGGCCGCGTCGAGTCGGTCGGCCCGCGCGTCGGCGGCGAACTGCGCCGCGGCGCGGTTCTCGCCATCCTGATCTCGTTCCTCGTGACCCTCGCCTACCTGGCGTGGCGATTCGAGTGGCGCTTTGGCCTGGCCGCGGTGCTCGCCACCGCGCACGACATCCTGACGACGATCGCGTTCATCAAGCTGCTGCACCTCGAGATCTCGCTGACGGTCATCGCGGCGATCCTGACGGTGATCGGCTACTCGCTGAACGACACGATCATCATCTTCGACCGCGTGCGCGAGAACCTGCACAAGAACCGCAAGATGCCGTTCTACGACCTGCTCAACATCTCGGTCAACGAGACGCTGCCGCGGTCCATCCTGACGCACGCCACGACGCTGGCCGCGACGCTGTCGCTGCTCGTGCTGGCGGGTGAGGTCATCCGCCCGTTCGCCTGGGTGATGTCGTTCGGCATCTTCACCGGCACGTTCAGCTCCATCTACGTGGCGTCGCCGATCCTGATGTGGGTGGAGAACAAGTACCCGCGCAAGAACGAGGCGCGCTCGGGAACGCGCGCCGTGGCGGCACGGCCGTAAGATCCCGCGGTTGAAACGAGAGGGCGCCTCGCGGTTGGGGCGCCCTCTTTGCTGTAGGTCACACCCTGACGTCGTGTACGGGCGCAGGCCGTGGGCTTGTGGACGGTCCGTCCCCTAGATTCATCCCGATGCCGGCCTTCATCGATTCGCACTGTCATCTGGCGGATCCGGCGTTCGACGCCGACCGCGACGACGCGATCGCCCGCGCCCGCGCGGCGGGGGCGACGGCGCTGGTCTGCATTGGCGAATCACCCGAGATGGCGCGGCGCGCGCGCGCGGTCGCGGCGCAGCATCCGGGGTTCATCGTGCACACGGCGGGCGTGCATCCGCACGACGCGGCCTCGTTTGACCCGGTGCGCGACCTCGCGGCCCTGCGCGACGAATTGGCGCACGGCGCCGTGGCGCTCGGCGAATGCGGCCTCGACTACCACTACGACCACTCGCCGCGCGACCAGCAGCGCCGGGCCTTTGCCGCGCAGCTGGCGCTGGCCTCGGAGCTCCGCCTCCCGGTGGTGGTGCACTCCCGCGAGGCGGCCGATGACACCGCCGCGATGGTGCAGGAAGCAGGCGAAGCGGGGGTGGTGGGCATCATGCACTGCTTTGCCGGGCCGGGCGCGCTCGCCGAGGTGGCGGTTGCCGCCGGGTGGTACATCTCGTTTGCCGGCATCATCACCTTCAAGAAGTGGGCGGATGAGGCGCTCGTGCGCCTTCCCCCCGCCGACCGGCTGCTGGTCGAGTCGGATGCCCCGTACCTCGCGCCCGTTCCCCATCGCGGCCAGCGCAACGAGCCCGCGTTCGTGCTCCAGACCGTCACGCGCCTCGCCGAGGTGCGCGGCCTCAGCGTCGAACGCATGGGCGCCGTAGTCACGGAGAACGCGCGAAGATGCTTCGGCCTCGCCGCGCCGTCATAGAAGCAGTGTTGTCCTCCGCCATCCGCCCTCTGCCATCCGCCATCCCTGTCCGCCCACTCCTTTCTCCGCTTTCGTAAACCATGCCCCACGATCCGCATATCGTCGTCCCCACGGACATTGAGATTGCCCAGCGCGCGAAGCTGCGCCCCATCGTTGAAGTTGCCGCCGACCTGGGCCTCGGCGAAGACGACCTCGACCTGTACGGCAAGTACAAGGCGAAGATTTCCCTCGAAGTGACACAGCGTCCGCCCAAGGGGCGGCTGGTGCTCGTCACCGCCATCAATCCGACGGCGGCGGGGGAAGGGAAGACGACGACCTCCGTCGGGCTGGCGCAGGCGCTGCGCCGCCTCGGCACCAACGCCGTGCTCGCCATTCGCGAACCGTCGCTGGGACCGGTCTTTGGCGTGAAGGGCGGCGCGGCCGGCGGCGGCTACTCGCAGGTGCTGCCGATGGACGACATCAACCTGCACTTCACCGGCGACTTCCACGCGATCAGCAGCGCGCACGGCCTGCTGAGCGCGATGCTCGACAATCACCTGCAGCAGGGCAACCTGCTGGGCATCGACCACCGCCGCATCACCTGGCCGCGCACGATCGACATGAACGACCGGGCGCTGCGGAAGTGCATCATCGGCCTGGGCGGCCCGATGGATGGCGTGCCGCGCGAAGAGCGCTTCGTGATCATTCCGGCGAGCGAGATCATGGCGATCGTCGCGCTGGCCACCAGCCCCGCCGACCTCGAGCGGCGCCTCGGCGACATCGTCGTCGGCAGCACCGCGGGCCCGCTGCGTCATCCGGTGCGCGCCCGCGAACTCAAGGCGGCCGGCGCGATGGCGCTGCTGCTGAAGGACGCCATCCGTCCGAACCTCGTGCAGACGCTCGAGGGCGGCCCCGCCTTCGTGCACGCCGGCCCCTTCGGCAACATCGCCCACGGCTGCAATTCCATCCTCGCCACGCGCGCGGCACTGGCGCTCGGCGACGTGGTGGTGACGGAGGCCGGCTTCGGCTCGGATCTCGGCGCCGAGAAGTTCCTCGACATCAAGTGCCGCTTCGGCGGGCTGAATCCCGAGGTCGCGGTCGTCGTGGCCACCATTCGCGCGCTCAAGATGAACGGCGGCGCGAACAAGAAGGACTTGTCGAAGGAAGACCTGAAGGCGCTCGAGAAGGGGCTGCCGAACCTGGAGCACCACATCGCCAACATGCAGCAGTACGGACTCCCGGTGGTGGTGGCGATGAACCGGTTCGCCACCGACACCGACGCCGAGCTGCAGATGGTCATGGAGTGCGCGAAGCGCGCCAAGGTGCGCGTCGCCATGAACGAGGTCTTCGCCCGCGGCGGCGCCGGGGGCGAGGAGCTGGCGAAGGAAGTGCTCGAGGTGCTGGCGGAAGGGAAGTCGAAGTTTGCCCCCATCTACGACGCCGACAAGCCGATCAAGCACAAGATCCACGAGATCGTGACCAAGGTGTACGGCGCCGACGGCGCCGACTACTCGCCCAAGGCCGACAAGGCCATCGAGTACCTCGAGGCGAACGGCCTGGGTCGCACGCCGATGTGCATGGCCAAGACGCAGTACTCGCTCACCGACGACGCGAGCAAGCTCGGCCGTCCGACGGGGTTCCGCATGACGATCAACGAGGTGTACCCGGCGGCCGGCGCCGGCTTCGTGGTCGCGCAGTGCGGCGACATCATGACGATGCCCGGCCTGCCCAAGGAGCCGGCGGCGGAGCGCATGAGCGTCGCGGCGGATGGGACGATTGCTGGTCTGTTCTAGGACTGCAGAGTACGACAGAGTACGACAGAGTACGACGGAGTAAGACAGAGTACGACAGGGCACGGCAGGGCGGGCGGTGGTGCGAGGCACTATCGTCTGCCCGTTGCCGCGCGATACAATCCAAGTCGCAATCCTGTTTCGTGATCCTTGATCCAATTCCGGATTCCATATCCTCAATCGTTGGTATCATGACCAAGATTCATCACACCGAGCTTGCCCCCGCCGCCATTGGCCCGTACTCGCAGGCGATTGCCGCGGGCGGCTTCCTTTTCTGCGCCGGCCAGACGCCGCTCGACCCGAAGACGATGGCGCTCGTCGAGGGCGATGTCGGCGTGCAGGCTGCGCAGGTGCTCAAGAACCTCCACGCCGTGCTGCAATCGGCCGGCTGCACGTGGAAGGACGTCGTGAAGACCACGATCTTCCTGCGCAGCATGGGCGATTTCGCGAAGGTCAACGAGGTCTACGCGGCCACGCTGGGCGAGAGCCGCCCCGCGCGCTCCACGGTCGCGGTGGCCGGCCTGCCGAAGGATGCGCAGGTCGAAATCGAGCTGATCGCCAAGCTCCCGTAAGCCGGCAACCAATCGTCAACCGTATCGCCGATCGAGTGCCGTAGTCCCAATCCGAGTCCCCCATCCCGAAACCGTCATGACGCGCGACCAGATCTTCCGCCTGACCCAGTTCGCCCGCTGCGCCGGTTGAGCGTCGAAGATGGGTCCGGCGGACCTATCCGAAGCGCTCGCGCCGCTCGCGCGACACGTGGATCCGCGGCTGCTCGTCGGTCCTGACACCTTCGACGACGCTGCGGTCTTCCGGCTGCGCGACGACCTCGCGCTCGTGCAGACGGTGGACTTCTTCGCGCCCATCGTCGACGATGCGTACGACTTCGGGCGTATCGCGGCGGCGAACGCGCTGTCCGACGTCTACGCGATGGGCGGGACGCCGTTGACGGCGCTTGCGCTCGCGGCATTCCCCGAGAACAAGCTGCCGCTCACGCTGCTCAGCGAGATCCTGCGCGGCGGCGAGGACGTGGTGCGCGCGGCCGGCGCCATCGTGGTCGGCGGACACACGATCAGTGATGAAGAGGTCAAGTACGGGCTGGCCGTCACTGGCACCGTGCACCCGGACCAGGTGATGTCGAATGCCGGCGCCCGCGCCGGCGATGTGCTGGTGCTCACCAAGCCGCTCGGCACCGGCGTGCTCGCGACGGAGATGAAGGCCGGCGCGCTGACGACCGAGCGTGCGCACGCGCTCATCGCCTCCATGTCGCGCCTGAACGACGTCGCCTCGCACGCCGCCGTGCAGCTGGGCGTGCGCTGCGCCACGGATATCTCGGGCTTCGGCCTGATGGGGCACGCGTCGCACGTGGCCAAGGCGAGCGGCGTGACGCTGCGCTTCGAGGCGGCGTCCATTCCCGCGCTCCCCGGCGCCGAGGAGGCGCTGCGGCTCGGCATCACCACGGGGGGCGCCAAGCGCAACGAACGCTTCGTCCTGTCGCAGATCTACTGCGCGCCGTCGGTGTCGGCCGTCGTCAGCGCGCTCGTCGTGGATCCGCAGACCTCCGGCGGACTGCTGCTCGCAGTCCCGCCCGATCGCATCGACGAGTATCTTGCGCTGGTCGCCGATGCCGTCCGCATCGGGGACGTGCTGCCGCGAGGCGAACACGCGCTCATGCTGGTCTGATCGCGCTGCGCCGCGGGGGT
Protein-coding sequences here:
- the infB gene encoding translation initiation factor IF-2, translating into MTKLRVSDLAAEFGISSDEVLSMLRAMDVVVRSHLTPLTDDQISRARARWEREKRVRAHKSVETPTGSAKSRKRGSAAAEATAAPAAKKPSAKAKAPKKAEEPAPEREPADAHKVRRRRAAPPAPAVPEPAPAPEVIETPVVEPPVIARAAEAAVTPPTPEPVPALEAPAPAPVAPAPPAAEAVAPSAPSAPPAPSAPRVPSAPAAPRPARPLSPPTPPSVPSSAQSAADRPRPRPVVPGAPRGRPAQAGGRMSNAPRPIASAAPGGGLSGGRREDRGRPAMGGGSAAPQTPSSGPRRKKGKRGQVDQEAVSSNISRTMREMRGAPGKRRRDDSGREELEAMRAAVAEQEKKTVHVNEFITVNELADILKIPATQIVSFAFKHLGLMVTINQRLDFDQIELIAGEFGFIAVKEAEYAAAPTEAKVEDTPEQLSFRPPVVTIMGHVDHGKTSLLDYIRKANVVAGEAGGITQHIGAYHVTLANGKHITFLDTPGHQAFTAMRARGAQVTDIVVLVVAADDSVMPQTIEAISHARNAGVPIIVAINKIDLPAANALKVKQELLNHSVVLEEFGGQTLHTEVSAKKGTGVQALLEQLLLQAEILDLKANPNRKATGTVVEAQLDAGKGPVATVLVQNGTLRVGDDFICGLYSGRVRALLDERGKAVKEAGPAIPVQVLGLTGVPMAGDQFIAVADASEAREIAQRRERLDREAKSRRTAKGAVSLEDFMSQSGAGEKRSLKLLIKADQGGPAEALADALQQLSNEEVQVEVVQRSVGAITESDILLAKASGAIIIGFHVRPDNKARQMAEREGVDIKLYKIIYEAVADVKLALEGLLRPEEKETVLGEAEVREVFKVSKVGVIAGCSVRHGVINRQGKVRVVRNGVEVYSGNIGSLRRFKDDVKEVKEGFECGIGVESFNDIKVGDVLECFRMDSVARTLQPAHAG
- the rbfA gene encoding 30S ribosome-binding factor RbfA; protein product: MPPRDTRRPDRVAEGIRMEVATFLAGDVKDPRVRGALVTVTAVEVTRDLGHATVFVSIMGSDAERDSALEGLASTTTHLRARVGRALRLRVAPEITFRYDESVARAARIETLLASVRPTDAPGDGSPSGA
- the truB gene encoding tRNA pseudouridine(55) synthase TruB; protein product: MAPRPAPDGLLLVDKPADVTSHDVVNAARRALGEKRVGHGGTLDPFATGLLVLLVGRATRLLQWLHAEPKVYEATVRFGAETDTEDLGGAVTREAPLPTRAALEAAVPSLLGEIDQVPPAYSAKRVDGRRAYELARAGRDVELAPSRVRIDDILLGSFEGSDDAVSACRMRVTCGGGTYVRSLARDLARAAGSAAHLTALRRERAGVFSLARAIPLELLRSGAPVNLAPAIDALEGYPFQVLSEEEVGQVVRGIDVEARVEGAYAALISGRASSDAAVPAALGRPLSNSVGVCLIAFAERRPSERGERWQPRVVMRDA
- a CDS encoding bifunctional riboflavin kinase/FAD synthetase, translated to MPERMDWHVESGLPPDVEGTVVTVGTFDGVHAGHRLVLQRLAARAAETGLRSVLVTFEPHPLEVVNPANAPHLLTVGDEKLEVLAESELDYLAVLPFTPALAQYDAPTFVDAVLRERFGMRELLIGYDHGFGRGRSGDATVLQQLGAARGFGVEVVPPVIAPDGRPVSSTSIRRAIAGGDLERAEGGLGRHYGISGVVIEGVGRGRTLGFRTINLSFPPPRKLLPPDGVYAVRVCTPLGSFGGMMNLGGRPTFGDPARTIETHLFDTAPELYGRRVRVDLVRRLRETRAFESAASLVEQLARDEQAARTALAQD
- the secD gene encoding protein translocase subunit SecD; translation: MTNLKYRLITIALLILASVWALYPRTVVERVKRNGQFVFDTVQRVPLKLGLDLQGGMHLTLEVDESKGTITNKAEALDRALTVVRTRIDEFGVAEPVVQKIGNDRIAVELPGIDDPQRATEVVQKSAYLQFQITDKTQAFEKSVARLDAILKEKGIVAKTSGAAAAAGASKSALPNLFAAGDSAKNLAKDSTKADSAKSSDGPFATKVAKAPGGDPGMYMVAESDREEIDSYLQHPDIKAALPPGKQLKWGADTIVAGQKAYRGLYVLDARPIITGEYLTDAKPNTVPVEGTIVEFQLNNEGGRRFKSETGKHVRDYMAIVLDDRVMSAPIIQSAIGTRGQITMGGSGLQAAQDLALVLRAGALPVPLKVADTRTIGASLGQDSINKGMLAGLVAIALVCVIMVVYYRFSGLMALGGLVLYVLYTLAALAGFHATLTLPGLAGFVLGIGIAVDANVLIFERIREELDHGKSVRTAIEEGFKHAMTAIIDTNVSTALTALVLYQYGTGPVKGFAVTLIAGLVSTLVACVFSVRTFYLVWLNRNRGVESLSI
- the secF gene encoding protein translocase subunit SecF is translated as MLRILHGTSIDFIKYWRTAAVLTIAFILLGVGSALFKGGFPYSIEFTGGTLMQVEFTAPPDVAKIRSSLDAAGITGAEITSFGSNREYTIRAQEAAQVEEQAAGAEKVANKIEATLRQAFGDNSFKVGRVESVGPRVGGELRRGAVLAILISFLVTLAYLAWRFEWRFGLAAVLATAHDILTTIAFIKLLHLEISLTVIAAILTVIGYSLNDTIIIFDRVRENLHKNRKMPFYDLLNISVNETLPRSILTHATTLAATLSLLVLAGEVIRPFAWVMSFGIFTGTFSSIYVASPILMWVENKYPRKNEARSGTRAVAARP
- a CDS encoding TatD family hydrolase — translated: MPAFIDSHCHLADPAFDADRDDAIARARAAGATALVCIGESPEMARRARAVAAQHPGFIVHTAGVHPHDAASFDPVRDLAALRDELAHGAVALGECGLDYHYDHSPRDQQRRAFAAQLALASELRLPVVVHSREAADDTAAMVQEAGEAGVVGIMHCFAGPGALAEVAVAAGWYISFAGIITFKKWADEALVRLPPADRLLVESDAPYLAPVPHRGQRNEPAFVLQTVTRLAEVRGLSVERMGAVVTENARRCFGLAAPS
- a CDS encoding formate--tetrahydrofolate ligase; translation: MPHDPHIVVPTDIEIAQRAKLRPIVEVAADLGLGEDDLDLYGKYKAKISLEVTQRPPKGRLVLVTAINPTAAGEGKTTTSVGLAQALRRLGTNAVLAIREPSLGPVFGVKGGAAGGGYSQVLPMDDINLHFTGDFHAISSAHGLLSAMLDNHLQQGNLLGIDHRRITWPRTIDMNDRALRKCIIGLGGPMDGVPREERFVIIPASEIMAIVALATSPADLERRLGDIVVGSTAGPLRHPVRARELKAAGAMALLLKDAIRPNLVQTLEGGPAFVHAGPFGNIAHGCNSILATRAALALGDVVVTEAGFGSDLGAEKFLDIKCRFGGLNPEVAVVVATIRALKMNGGANKKDLSKEDLKALEKGLPNLEHHIANMQQYGLPVVVAMNRFATDTDAELQMVMECAKRAKVRVAMNEVFARGGAGGEELAKEVLEVLAEGKSKFAPIYDADKPIKHKIHEIVTKVYGADGADYSPKADKAIEYLEANGLGRTPMCMAKTQYSLTDDASKLGRPTGFRMTINEVYPAAGAGFVVAQCGDIMTMPGLPKEPAAERMSVAADGTIAGLF
- a CDS encoding RidA family protein — translated: MTKIHHTELAPAAIGPYSQAIAAGGFLFCAGQTPLDPKTMALVEGDVGVQAAQVLKNLHAVLQSAGCTWKDVVKTTIFLRSMGDFAKVNEVYAATLGESRPARSTVAVAGLPKDAQVEIELIAKLP
- the selD gene encoding selenide, water dikinase SelD — encoded protein: MGPADLSEALAPLARHVDPRLLVGPDTFDDAAVFRLRDDLALVQTVDFFAPIVDDAYDFGRIAAANALSDVYAMGGTPLTALALAAFPENKLPLTLLSEILRGGEDVVRAAGAIVVGGHTISDEEVKYGLAVTGTVHPDQVMSNAGARAGDVLVLTKPLGTGVLATEMKAGALTTERAHALIASMSRLNDVASHAAVQLGVRCATDISGFGLMGHASHVAKASGVTLRFEAASIPALPGAEEALRLGITTGGAKRNERFVLSQIYCAPSVSAVVSALVVDPQTSGGLLLAVPPDRIDEYLALVADAVRIGDVLPRGEHALMLV